GGAGAGCTGGTGAACAGAGGAGGGAAATAGATGATGCTGCAGCAGATGAAGCACATTAAGGCTGGAGAATAGCTCCTGGCTTCACTCCTGTAACAGATTCCTGGCCACAATCATCCGCATCACCTCATTGGTACCTGCAGCAAGATGAGGGTGCAAAAGAAATACTGTTAAGAGATGATCCAGTTCTGCCCCCAATGAAGGCAAAGAAAATTCTTCCATGATCTGCAGTCTACAGCCTGGAAAAGCTTTTCCCAGAGGGAGAACTTGAGGTGGCATTTAGTAGGTGTTGGGGCAAAATATAACTGCCAAGTGCCAACAATTTTCTCAGGAAAGGCTTCAGGGTTATAAGTGCTGGTGCTCCTTTTTCTTTGGGCTTTGAGAGGATGAGGGCAGCAGACATCAAACAGAACTCAGTATATGCCAACACCCAAGTTTTCTGCTTTACTATGTAACACATAACGTCACACAGAAAGAAAGACTGTAGTCCCACCCAGTTCAGGCAACATGATGGCCCTACCAGGTACCCTCATTCTAGGTGAAGGGAATTCAAAGAAGGGAAAGTAAAATGGTTAGCCAGCTGAATCGAGATGAGAAAAGGCTGCTGTACACACAGCTAGGCTCAGAGACTTAGACACACAAATGTCAGAGACTGAAGATAGGCCAGAATCACAAGAAAGGAATTGTTGGGGGTGTGTCAGCACATGTCTGTAGGACTAATGGAATGAAATTAGACAGAGAAACTGCTAACATAAAAGCTAGAGATCTCCCCCTGCCGTGAGACTCTTAAAACACACCCTAACTTCTCCAAAGACTTGGTGGCGAGAATACATCAAGTGCTCTTGGCCAAGGGGTTCACACACCTGACACCACCAGAAGACCTCATGCCCACAGCAGAACTGGATTCTGAAACCCTAGAATCACAAGAGTCAtgtaggaagggacctctggcagACCTGTTCTTCCCCTGGCACACAGCCTCGTACGCTGCTAGTAAGAGCTGCTTCTTTTACCTTCCAGGATCTGATGGACTCTGATGTCTCTCACAAACTGCTGCACAGCATAATCCTTCAGGTAGCCATAGCCCCCGTGCATCTGTAGAGCCTGGTTACAGATCTAAGGAGGAGATATCATCGCATTGCATGGTGCTGAGGACAAGTCAGTGGCAGAAGCTTGGTAAGACCCCAGGAACTGGggttcagttttctttctggtCACCTAATCTCATCTCTCACTAGAGGCTGGTTTGACAGCAAGGAGCCCCAGTCAATGCTGCTCTCAGTGCTACCATGTTACCTAAGTGCCATTTCAAATTGAGGCATTTATGGGAACACTATAGCATAGAAATACCCAGGAAATGCTTTACTTCACCAAGGCAGTTTATGCTGCGTTTCCAGGGAGCTACCGATGCAAAAATCAAAACACCAGATCACCATCTAGCGGTCAGTTGGGGAAAATCTGTTCAGGCTCTGATTTCTAATCATACATGACTCCATGCCTCATTATCTAGCAGCTTGTGATAGAAAACATAATAAATAGGTAGTAAAAATCCAGAGGGCTGAGAAAATACAATAGCTTCTAAATGTTACTAATCTAGGAAGATTCAAGGTGCAGACTTGTAGGAAGTAGTCTAGGAAAGAGGAGACCTGAACTGTGGAGAAACTAAGATTGTGGCCTCCACAGGATGTAAAATGCAGTCCTGTAAAACATTTTGGTCCTGAAATGAGGCTTCTGGCTTACTGAACATGCTCAGGTCTGGGTCCTGCAGTGTCAAACTTCTTTCTGACATCCTGGGCCCTAAGAGGGGTCTCCAAGCTTCTGGTTATGACACCAACTGAGGTTTGAGGAACCTACCGCAAAGCATTCATCGGTAGCAAAGAGTTTGGCCATGGAGCACAGCACAGCCGCGTCCTCCCGTCCCTCCTGCAGTGCCTGCGCTGCATTGCGTACCATGAGCCGTGCTGCCACCAGGCGTGTTGCCATCTCTGCCAGCCTGAACTGCAGGTACTGCCAGCACACAGCATGAGGAGAAAAATTAGGTCACCATCTTCAGAGGGGCCTGTGTCCTGAACCACATCCCCACTGCCTTCATGCAGGTCTCAGGCCTGACACACTCTCTTACTCAGGAAAAGTCCGTTCCTGACATGAAGCTCAGATCTCCCCCTGTCTCATTTGCAGCCTCTATCTCTTCCTCCATACAAGACTTCACGTTGCAGCTGACTGATAGGTGTCACACCTGCACAAAagccctcccctcccacctctTGCCACCCAAACCTCTCTCTGAAATAGGTGCTGATGATAAGAACAGTCATGCTGGGGAGAGTTCATGGCTATTGTAGGCCTGATTTCTCCCAGGGAAGACCTTGTGAAGCAAGAGGGAGCTCtggctgcctgcccagccaggatCAGGAAGAACACAGTTCCGGGAGTGCAAATCTGGTAGAGGAGTTACCTGATTGTTGGCCAAGGGCTCCCCAAACTGTTTGCGGACAGTGAGATGTTCCTGGGCCAGAAGAACAGAGGCATGAGCAGCTCCTAATGAACAGGAAGCTGGTGGGAGAAGTCAAGGGCACAGAGTCAATATGAAGTTAAAGCAGACTGACAGCAACATGATCCTGGCCCTCCTCCCTTGGctctcagcaatttttttttcttaccaatgTTTATCCTGCCTCCATTCAGCCCCTTCATGGCAATGCTGAAACCCTGCCCTTCAGCTCCCAGCAAGTTGCCGACAGGAACAACACAGTCTTCGAAGATCACAGCCCGTGTTGGCTGGGAATTCCAGCCCACCTGGGAAAAAACACCCAGACTGCTCGAGGGGCACCAAACATCCAGCTCCCCAGCAGAGAACTGCTCAGCCTACTTTCAACCCCTTCTTCTCATTGCCAGACTGTCACAGAGCACCTCTGGGCCGGCGGTGTGTGTGGTTAGGTCTCAGTGTGCTCAGTCAGAAATCGGGATGCGCGTAGTTACAGAAAAGGCACAGATCCAAAGAATCTGGATATTCCTGAGATTAAAATCTTTCACTTACCTCAGGGCAGGTATTGCACAAATTTCCCCAAACCTAAGCAGGACTTGGCTTGGGAACAACAAACCAGGGCCAGGCTGGGACTCCGGTCCCATCTAAGAGATCCCCAGTGCTTTGCACAGAGTGGCCTCTCTCTGGCCTGCATTTCCCTCAGGTACACAGGAAATAAAGAACAAGCTTCTTaccttcttctctttcttgccAAAGCTAAGCCCCGGTGTCCCCTTCTCCAGCACCACGCAGGAGATGCCCTTGGGTCCTGGGCCTCCTGTGCGACACATGACCACGTATACATCTGTGTCGCCACCCCCACTGATGAAAGCCTGCGGAGGGGCACAAGAAGAAGGGGTCACCTATCGTATGCTAACActgagcctgcagcagcagctgggataCAAAGACTGTTCCAGGCGCTGCCTAACAGACACATCTGGAAGTATCAGAAGCAAATTCTGTAAAGCAGAACTTCAGCTGCACCGCAGGCAGAGCTACCCAACAGCAAGATCTACTGAGTCACAGCTGAGTGGCACAGACCCCACTGCCAGGAGATATTCAGGCACCCAACTGGACTGAGCTCTGGTGAATGCTCTGCAGAGCATGTCATACCTTGGGAGAAATACAGAGAGACGAGGAGACAGTATGTTCTACATGGAAAGGGAAAGGATGGTGGGACCCAGGCTCCCTTGTGCATGCAGCACCATATAACAGCTTTAGGATGAGCAAAGAGGTACCTTAGAGCCATTCAGGATGTAGGTGTCCCCTTTCCTCTTAGCTGATGTCAGTAGGGAAGCTGCATCACTTCCGCTTCCTGTTCGGGAGGTAAGAAAGCAGCCAATGAAGCAACACGTCTCTAAAACCTGCAAATTCTCCTGGGGTTCATACTCTGGGACACAGGTTTGTACCACAGTCATTTCAGCAATCATCACCCTTCCAAATTTCCCTGTGATTGC
This genomic window from Dromaius novaehollandiae isolate bDroNov1 chromosome 21, bDroNov1.hap1, whole genome shotgun sequence contains:
- the ACAD8 gene encoding isobutyryl-CoA dehydrogenase, mitochondrial isoform X1, which codes for MAWRAAPRWGALLLRRPAAGRRPIASCIDPSAGLTEEQKEFQKVAFDFASKELAPHMAEWDEKEIFPVEAMRKAAQLGFGGIYVKPDVGGSGLSRLDTSIIFEALSTGCTSTTAYLSIHNMCVWMIDTFGNEEQRHRFCPSLCSMEKLASYCLTEPGSGSDAASLLTSAKRKGDTYILNGSKAFISGGGDTDVYVVMCRTGGPGPKGISCVVLEKGTPGLSFGKKEKKVGWNSQPTRAVIFEDCVVPVGNLLGAEGQGFSIAMKGLNGGRINIASCSLGAAHASVLLAQEHLTVRKQFGEPLANNQYLQFRLAEMATRLVAARLMVRNAAQALQEGREDAAVLCSMAKLFATDECFAICNQALQMHGGYGYLKDYAVQQFVRDIRVHQILEGTNEVMRMIVARNLLQE
- the ACAD8 gene encoding isobutyryl-CoA dehydrogenase, mitochondrial isoform X2, with protein sequence MAEWDEKEIFPVEAMRKAAQLGFGGIYVKPDVGGSGLSRLDTSIIFEALSTGCTSTTAYLSIHNMCVWMIDTFGNEEQRHRFCPSLCSMEKLASYCLTEPGSGSDAASLLTSAKRKGDTYILNGSKAFISGGGDTDVYVVMCRTGGPGPKGISCVVLEKGTPGLSFGKKEKKVGWNSQPTRAVIFEDCVVPVGNLLGAEGQGFSIAMKGLNGGRINIASCSLGAAHASVLLAQEHLTVRKQFGEPLANNQYLQFRLAEMATRLVAARLMVRNAAQALQEGREDAAVLCSMAKLFATDECFAICNQALQMHGGYGYLKDYAVQQFVRDIRVHQILEGTNEVMRMIVARNLLQE